One Enterobacter asburiae genomic window, GTAGCCGATGAAGACCACCAGATAGGACTGCATGAACGGTTTGAACCACATCTTGCGCCGCACGTCGAGCGGCAGATCCAGGGTCGGCTTGCGCACCTGATTTAAGAAGGCCAGCATGACTGAGTTACTCCTGAGCTGATTTTTGCAGCATTGTAAAAATCAGCCGGGAGAGATGCCTGAGACAGCGTCCAGGTAAAACCGGGAAAATTTCCTAGTTTTGCGCCATTCGGGGTGAAAAGGTGAGGCGCATCACGCTTCGCTCACCTCGCGCGGCGCCTGCGCGTTCAAAAACGGCAGCAGCAGCAGGGCGGAGATCCCCGCCGCGATGGCGATCACCGCAAAGAAACCGCTCCAGTGCCAGACGTCGATCACCCGCGCCAGCGGCCAGCCGGAGAGCGATGCGCCGAGGTAGGCAAACAGCCCGACAAAGCCCGTCGCCGCGCCTGCCGCCTCTTTGTGGGAACACTCCGCCGCCGCCATGCCGATCAGCATCTGCGGGCCAAACACGAAGAAGCCGATGGTAAAGAAGCACGCCGCCTGCATCACGTAGCTGGCGAACGGCATCAGCCACAGCGAGCCGACGGAGAGCAAAATCCCGGCGGCGAAGATCAGGTTCATCGGGCCACGGTTGCCGTTGAACAGCTTATCCGATCCCCAGCCCGCCACCAGCGCGCCGATAAACCCGCCCAGCTCGAACATCGTCACCGCCGAGTTAGCCGTCACCAGATCCACGCCGAGCGTCTCGGACATGTACAGGTTGCCCCAGTCGTTGATGGCCGCGCGCACCACGTAGACCAGCACGTAGCAGAGCGACAGCAGCCAGATGTACGGGTTTTTCAGCACGTATTTGGTGAGGATCTCCCTGCGGGTCAGCCCCGCGCCCTCCTGCTGCTGGGCAATCTCCATCTCGTCGTGCCGCCAGTCGCCCACCGGCGGCAGGCCGACGGTTTGCGGCCTGTCGCGCAGGCGCCAGCAGAGGAACAGCCCGGCGACAATCGCGAGGCCACCGGCAATCATCATCCCCGCGCGCCAGCCGTAGTGCAGCGCTGCCGCGCCCACCACCATCGGGATCAGCGCCCCACCGACGTTATGCGCGGTGTTCCAGATTGCCCACCAGCCGCCGCGCTCGTTGCGCGAGTACCAGGCGGTGAGCAGACGAGCGCAGACCGGCGCGCCCCAGCCCTGGAAAAAGGCGTTCAGCGCCCACAGTAGGGCAAAGGCCCAAAGCGAGGTGGAGAAACCAAACAGGATGTTCACCACGCCGGTGGCGATCAGCCCAACGCCCATAAAATAGCGCGCGTTGGAGCGGTCGCTGACGATGCCGGAGAAGAACTTCGACAGGCCGTAGGTGATATAAAACAGCGTCGCCAGCAGGCCGATATCGGTACGCGTCATCACGCCGCTGGCGAGGATTTCCGGCGCGGCGGCGTTGAAGCTTTTGCGGGTGAAGTAGAACAGCGCGTAGCCGAGCCAGATGGTAATCAGGATATGGCGACGCCAGTAGCGGTAGCGGGCGTCGATTTCCGCTTTGTCGCCTATCGGCGCGGCGCTGGCAGGGGTTTTAAACATGATAGCTCCGTAGCGGCAGGCTGACGCTCACGCGCGTTCCGTGGGTGCAGGAGATGCTCAGCGTGCCGCCGAGCGCCTTCACGCGCTCGCGCATGCCCGCCAGGCCAAAGCCCTGCTGGCCGGATCCCGGCGGCAGGCCGCAGCCGTCGTCTTCAATCACCAGCATCAGGCGCTCGTCCTGCTGCCAGCCCTGGATCGTGACCGCGCTGGCGCTGGCGTGCTTGACGATATTGTTCAGCCCCTCCTGACAGACGCGGAACAGCGTCACGCGCTGGCCTTCGCTCAGGGTGGCTTCATTAATACGCCAGTCGAGATGGCTGACAATGCCGCGGCTTTCCAGCTCCATCTCGCGCATCAGGGAACGCACCGCCTGCTCAAGCGACAGGTCGTCAAGCTGGCGCGGGCGCAGCCGTCCTAACAGGCGGCGAACGGAGTCATAGACGCCCAGCGAAAGCTGTTCGATATGCGCCCCGCCCTGCTTCACGCCCGCGTTTTCCGCCGCCAGGCGCTGGACAATGCCCGCCTGGGTGCGAATGGCGGTGATGGTCTGGCCGATATCGTCGTGCAGCTCGCGGGCGACCTCCTGCCGCACGCTCTCTTCCGTCTCCAGCAGACGCTCCGCCAGACGGCGGTTGCGCGCCAGCTCGGTCTGCAGGGACTGGTTTAGCTCGCGCAGGCGCTGAATACCCGCCCCGAGCAGCAGCCCGGTCAGGCTTTGAGCCAGCAGGGAAAGCAGTAAATCAACAGGATGATCGTGCCAGGTCTGGCTGGCAATCAGCGCGATGGCGTTCATCAGCGTCGCAATCAGCGCCCCCTGCCAGCCGTAGTGCCAGGCCAGGGCGATAATTGGGAGCGCAAGGCAAAATGGAGTAAAGCGTGAAAGCTCGGCGGGAAGGCCAAGCTGGAGCCACAGGCTCACCACAAACAGCAGCAGATACCAGATGAGGTGCCGGGCGCGCCAGTTCACCGGTTGGGAAACCAGCGCCGGGCCGAGCGGCTGCCAGACGGTGCTGGTGAGGTAGTGCCAGATCACGAGGCAGGTTGGGGCCAGCGTCAGGCCGCCGGTGAGGGTCAGCAGCAGGGCGTTGAGCATCTCCTTCTCGCCGACCCACGGAAGCGACTGCAGCAGCGCGGCGGCAATCAGCGCCGCCCCCTGACGCAGCAGCGTGCGCCAGTCGCGCTGGTGGCGGTAGCGGGAAATCAGCGCAACCGGGAGAAGCGTGAGCAGGCTTCCGGTCATCAATAAGGGCAGATGCGCCAGAGCGACTTCCTGCGCAAGCCAGACCAGCATCAGCCACTCTGCGCCGAGCAAAACCGGCCAGTAGGCGCGCGGGCACTGGAGCATTAAGCCCAGACGCAGGCCGAAGGGAAACAGCAGCACCGCCAGCTCGGGGCGTTCCACCAGGTGCAGGCTGATGCTCCACAGGCAAAACCAGGCGGCGGAGAAGATAAAAAAGCTGGCGACAACGGCGATCAGCCGCGAAAAGACGGGACTCATTGCCAGCTGTCGAACATGCGGCGCGCCAGCTCGACGTCGTTGCTGACGTTAAGTTTTTCCATCAGGTTGGCGCGGTGAACGTGCACGGTTTTCGGGGATAGCTCCAGCTCGGCAGCAATCTCTTTTACCGACATCCCCTGCGCCAGTTTTTCCGCAACCTGACGCTCGCGTTTGGTGAGCGGATCCTGCCGTCCGGCCGCCAGCTTGATGGCGATATCCGGCGTTAAATAGCAGCCGCCGGTGGAGACGGTGCGCACCGCGGCGATCAGTTCGTCGGGGCTACAGCGTTTAGAGAGGAAGCCGCGCGCGCCCGCATTGAGCGCCTGCTCGACCAGCGCCGGGCTGTCGTGGACCGACAGCATAATCGTCGCCATCCCTTTCGGCAGCTGACTTAGCAGCTCCAGTCCGGAGAGATCCGGCATCGAGATATCGCAGATACAGACCTGCACCCCGCGCCCCGGCAGGCCCGCCAGCGCCTCGCGACCGGAACCAAACTCGGCCACGACCTGAAAATCCGGTTCGAGGTTTAAAAGCTGGGCAAAGCCGGAGCGGACGATAAGGTGGTCGTCGATGAGAGCGATGGTGGTCATGGGTTGATCCTGATGCGTGAACACGCCGGATGGCGGCGTAAACGCCTTATCCGGCCTACGTGTAAAGTCCTTGTAGGCCGGATAAGCGCAGCGCCATCCGGCAAAAGCCTCTTACCTTAAGTGATTTACTCGAAAAACACCGCAATTTTGTTAAACATGGTGGGATCGGACTGGTTGCGCGCCACTTTGGTCACGTCTTCCAGCTTGTCGATCTGCGCCATCATCTGCTCCAGACGCTGGTCATCGTTAACCAGCAGCCAGATGCGGCTGTGCTCGCTGCCCTGAATCGGCAGACAGAGAATGCCTT contains:
- the uhpA gene encoding transcriptional regulator UhpA, producing MTTIALIDDHLIVRSGFAQLLNLEPDFQVVAEFGSGREALAGLPGRGVQVCICDISMPDLSGLELLSQLPKGMATIMLSVHDSPALVEQALNAGARGFLSKRCSPDELIAAVRTVSTGGCYLTPDIAIKLAAGRQDPLTKRERQVAEKLAQGMSVKEIAAELELSPKTVHVHRANLMEKLNVSNDVELARRMFDSWQ
- the uhpB gene encoding signal transduction histidine-protein kinase/phosphatase UhpB, giving the protein MSPVFSRLIAVVASFFIFSAAWFCLWSISLHLVERPELAVLLFPFGLRLGLMLQCPRAYWPVLLGAEWLMLVWLAQEVALAHLPLLMTGSLLTLLPVALISRYRHQRDWRTLLRQGAALIAAALLQSLPWVGEKEMLNALLLTLTGGLTLAPTCLVIWHYLTSTVWQPLGPALVSQPVNWRARHLIWYLLLFVVSLWLQLGLPAELSRFTPFCLALPIIALAWHYGWQGALIATLMNAIALIASQTWHDHPVDLLLSLLAQSLTGLLLGAGIQRLRELNQSLQTELARNRRLAERLLETEESVRQEVARELHDDIGQTITAIRTQAGIVQRLAAENAGVKQGGAHIEQLSLGVYDSVRRLLGRLRPRQLDDLSLEQAVRSLMREMELESRGIVSHLDWRINEATLSEGQRVTLFRVCQEGLNNIVKHASASAVTIQGWQQDERLMLVIEDDGCGLPPGSGQQGFGLAGMRERVKALGGTLSISCTHGTRVSVSLPLRSYHV
- a CDS encoding MFS transporter; this encodes MFKTPASAAPIGDKAEIDARYRYWRRHILITIWLGYALFYFTRKSFNAAAPEILASGVMTRTDIGLLATLFYITYGLSKFFSGIVSDRSNARYFMGVGLIATGVVNILFGFSTSLWAFALLWALNAFFQGWGAPVCARLLTAWYSRNERGGWWAIWNTAHNVGGALIPMVVGAAALHYGWRAGMMIAGGLAIVAGLFLCWRLRDRPQTVGLPPVGDWRHDEMEIAQQQEGAGLTRREILTKYVLKNPYIWLLSLCYVLVYVVRAAINDWGNLYMSETLGVDLVTANSAVTMFELGGFIGALVAGWGSDKLFNGNRGPMNLIFAAGILLSVGSLWLMPFASYVMQAACFFTIGFFVFGPQMLIGMAAAECSHKEAAGAATGFVGLFAYLGASLSGWPLARVIDVWHWSGFFAVIAIAAGISALLLLPFLNAQAPREVSEA
- the ilvN gene encoding acetolactate synthase small subunit, with the translated sequence MQKQHDNVILELTVRNHPGVMTHVCGLFARRAFNVEGILCLPIQGSEHSRIWLLVNDDQRLEQMMAQIDKLEDVTKVARNQSDPTMFNKIAVFFE